The DNA region TCGGCAGGGGTGGCGCAGGCGGTCGCACCCGCGGCGACCAGCGGCTGCGTGGCGGCGGGACGCCGTGCATAGACCCACAGCCTGTGGCCGCCCTTCATCAGGTTGAGTGCCATGGGGGCGCCCATGATGCCGGGGCCGATGAATCCAACGTTGATCGTCATAAGTGTCTCCCGAGTAACAAGTGTTGAAGCGTCAGTGCATCAGCCAGGCCATCGCCGGCAAGGAAAACCAGTACAGCACCGTGGTCCAGCCTATCATCAATGCCGCCGCCTCGGTATCCAGGTGGAAGCGGTCGGACAGGATCAGCGCCGACATCATGGTCGGCATGCCGGCTTCGATCACCGCAGCCTGCTGCGGCTCCGTCGTATGCACATACAGCAGCGAGGCGGCGACCGCCACCAGCAGCGGCATCAGCCCGATCTTCACCGCGGCCACGCCCAGGATCGCCATGCGCGGCTTCAGGTTGCGCCACGGGATGGACAGTCCCAGCACGAACATCGTCACCGGGATGGTCGCCTGCCCGATCAGGCGTGCGGCATGGATAAGCGGCTCGAACACGAACCCGCTCAGCTGCATCAGGGCGCCGGCGATGAACGCCCAGATCGGCGGGATGCCCATCATCAGGCGCCAGATCGGCGGATGCAGCCCGGCCGATTCCGGCGGCCCCAGCCGGGTACATATCCACACGCCCAGGCTCCACATGATGGGCATGGTCATCAGCATGTCGTTGAAAGCGGCATAACGCGACGCTTCCGCACCGTAGAAATAGACCAGCACCGGCACGCCGACGAAGAAGGTGTTGCCGAACATGCCGCTCACCGTCAATGCCGCGCGGGTGCCGTTGTGCATGCCGCACCCCAGCGGCGAACGGTACAGCAGCAGGTAGAGCACGGCGCCCGCCAGCAGCGTGCCGATGCCGACCAGCAGCGGCACCGAGAGCAGCTCCGGCGTGATCGGTGTGGTGGCGGCGATGGAGAACAGGATGGCCGGGTAGAACAGGTTCAGCACCAGGCGGTTGAGCTGGATGCGCAGCGTCTTGCCGGAAATTTCCCTGAAATACACCGGCCATATCGCGCCGGCGCCGACCAGGATGGAGATCGGCAGCATCACCTCGATCGCCAGCCTGGACAGATGATTCAGGTTCATGACGCATTCGCTCCGTCCGCGCTCAGCCCAG from Sideroxyarcus emersonii includes:
- a CDS encoding AEC family transporter, yielding MNLNHLSRLAIEVMLPISILVGAGAIWPVYFREISGKTLRIQLNRLVLNLFYPAILFSIAATTPITPELLSVPLLVGIGTLLAGAVLYLLLYRSPLGCGMHNGTRAALTVSGMFGNTFFVGVPVLVYFYGAEASRYAAFNDMLMTMPIMWSLGVWICTRLGPPESAGLHPPIWRLMMGIPPIWAFIAGALMQLSGFVFEPLIHAARLIGQATIPVTMFVLGLSIPWRNLKPRMAILGVAAVKIGLMPLLVAVAASLLYVHTTEPQQAAVIEAGMPTMMSALILSDRFHLDTEAAALMIGWTTVLYWFSLPAMAWLMH